ACGGTGATCAAGCCGTTCCCTGACGCCGGCGGCGGGCTTCGCTAGGAACGACCGGCGGCCGGGCGTAGGGACCCCGCTGCACCGCGGACAGCCGGATCTCCGGCAGATCGACGGACGGGTCCACGGTGTCCAGCCAGGCGACCGCCCCGGCGACATCGGAGATCTGAATCGCGAACATCTCGAAGGGAACGTCGGCCAACATCTCGGTTTCCACTGGGCCCGGCGTGACGATGTGCACGGCGATGCCGTCGCGGTCGACTTCGAGCGCCAGGGCGCGGGCGAACGCGTTCATGCCGGCTTTCGACGCGGAGTAGGCGGTGCGGGCCATCATCGGCTCGTGAGCGGCCGACGACGAGATGAATACGAACCGGGATCCGGGGTGCATCCGCGGCAGCATCGCGGCGGTCACCACGAAGCACGAATCCAGGTTGGCTTTGATGATGGTCTGCCACTGCTCGAAAGTCTGCTTGCGCGCATACGTTCCGCCGAGCGCGCCGGCGGCGTGAACGACAAGGTCGACCGTCTCCAAAGTGCTTATCGCAGTGGCGAATCCGTCCGGATCGGATGCGTCGGCCACGATGTGACGGGCCCCGATCTCCTCGGCGGCCGCGCGTAATGGATCCTCGCGGCGGGCCACCAGGACCACGTCGTAACCGAGTTCGGCGAGCTTGCGCCCGCAGCCTTTTCCGATCCCGCCGCTGCCGCCGGTGACCAACGCGGTTCGCATGTCGATGGGTGGCTTCCTCAGGACTGCCGGAGATCGCGCGGGCGTGACCCTGAACGAGAATGAGCCTGCGGCGAAAGCGCATAGATCCGTTGGCTGGGCCGACCGGCCAGCACATAGGTCTGCGTATCGGCGAGGTGACGTCCCGCGATGCGCCGCGCCCGGTCGACGTCGCCCTCCGCAATGGTCTCGGCCAGCTTGACGTGGGTGTTGAGGACC
The Mycobacterium sp. 050128 genome window above contains:
- a CDS encoding SDR family oxidoreductase — encoded protein: MRTALVTGGSGGIGKGCGRKLAELGYDVVLVARREDPLRAAAEEIGARHIVADASDPDGFATAISTLETVDLVVHAAGALGGTYARKQTFEQWQTIIKANLDSCFVVTAAMLPRMHPGSRFVFISSSAAHEPMMARTAYSASKAGMNAFARALALEVDRDGIAVHIVTPGPVETEMLADVPFEMFAIQISDVAGAVAWLDTVDPSVDLPEIRLSAVQRGPYARPPVVPSEARRRRQGTA